In Bacteroidota bacterium, the sequence CCGTTGCGGACTTCCGTTCCATTTGATTAAATGACGGCAATTTCATCCATATCGGACAAATAGCCTAGCCTGGATGAAACGAAACTGAATATGGGAGTGATGATTTTCATCTTAACCTGACTGCACGCGAAAGGGTTCCTAGGCTGCGATTTCGAATCGTTTAAAACCGGCATTGGCATGCCTTTTATCTCAAAATAGGGGGAACTCGTGACTTTAGGTGTTCGTTTTTGGCTGGTTTTTTTACTCATCATTACCATACTACAAACGGAACTGTTGCATGCTTCGTCTGATTCGCTGCAAATAACTCTTGAGTCTCCTGGACCTTATGAAATTGCAACAGGTGCAAATAGCTGGACAGTCTACTTAAACGGCGTTATCGAACCCGGTGCAGATAAACGCGTAGAGACAGAGTTAAATCAGATTCCTAATTCGCCATTCAATGTCTATCTCAACTCACCAGGCGGCGATTTCCTAACGGGTATTAAACTTGGTCGGTTATTGAGAGCCAAATCTGCGTGGACGCATATCGGGATACAAAATCACGGGAAGATCCTACCTGCGCAAGGAGAGTGCTACAGCGCTTGCGCAATGGCATATCTCGGTGGCTACTATCGATTTTCCACACAGGGTTCTAAATACGGAGTCCACAGAACATGGAAAGATAGCGCGTCCTCCGAAGATGATCTTGATGTGGGGCAAATCATTTCTGCTGCAGCGTCAGCGTATATTCGCGAAATGGAGGTTGATGCCGGGCTCTTAGATTTAATTGTCAGAGCTGGAAAAAATGAACTGTATGTACTTAGCGAGACTGAACAGAAAGCTCTACGAGTTACCAACGAAGGCAGAGCGCCTGCGGATTGGAGTCTGCAATTAAAACAAGGGCTCTACTATCTGCGAGGTGTTCAAGACACTATGTATGGACAGGGCAAATTCCTTCTATTATGCACCGATCAAAGTCTCGGACTACATTCAATTTACGAAGCGGGAGTAGCCAAATCACAATCAATAGTAAAAGGCGATTGGTTTCATTCATTATTGATTGATGGTCGTAATGTTTCACTTGGAGACCCTTATCGAATTTTAGATGATGACGGTTATCTTAATGCGATGTTTATTCTAACTCCCGAACAAATCAAACAGATTGTCGGTGCGCGGGAATCTGTTGGACATGCAATGCAAGTTTTGCGGGACGCACCAACATTTGTTGGTTACAGGGTGGATTTTAATATTGATACACCCAATCAAATACGTGAATTCATATCAGCATGTTCTTCAAAAAAATGAGGCTGGCTCCCAGCCATTATGTCCACACTGTGCAATAAAGCCACACGACGACGTCTGCGTATATAGAAGCTATGAATACTTCCCCCAAACTAATTGATGACTTCGAACAGTTAAGAGAATGTCTAATTATCATTCGGCGCGATTACAATACTTACAATGCTCTCTATTGCGAAGAAAATAGAGCACTATTGACAGCAATTGCACCGACATTTTTCACCGACATTGGGGAAATTCTTCAACGCGATTGGATTCTTCAGGTGGGAAAACTAATGGACTCCGCTACCACCAAAGCTCACGGAGCTTGCAGAGAGAACTTGACGATTCACTTGGTTATACAGCAACTCAAAGATGAATCGTTACTAACCGCAGAGATTCACGACAAAGCGAAGGCAATTCTTGGCTATGGTGAAATCATAAAGCCAGCACGAGACCGAATACTAGCCCATCGAGACCGTATCAGCCACTTTGAAGGTATCGCCATGGGGCAGACAACTGATGAGCAACTATATGAATTCATAGAAAATATTCAGCACTTTACCGACTTGGTGGGAAATCAAATCGGTATTGGCCCCTTGGATTTTTCGTCATCGGGTTGTAAAGGCGATGTATATGATCTTCTTTGTTGTTTGCAATCATTAGGAAACCGTGTATGAATATCGAAGGGTTCTCGAACTCGTTCGATCTAAAGCCGAGGTACGCACCGCGTACCTAAATCTACATCTGTCAGGCGGCTTTCCATTCAACAACGGTCACTAGCCGTAGAAACTCTGTGGTTCGTAATTGGCCGAAAGCCAATGCTTACAAAGCACAGAACCCGAAAATCGACCAGTCCAGCTTAAAAGCCTACCTCCCTGTACGCTTTTAAACTCGGCCCACCCGAATTGCTCACGCCCCCGAGCCGGAAGCGCCCGAGCATAAGCCGTCCATGGCCTAGCGGCGAAGACATCCCTGTCATCGCCGCTCGAAGTCTTGACGCTCGTCCTATAGCTCGCTGGTAACCAAACGTTGCTATCCCTGCGAGTCCTGCTGCCCCGATAGCGCACGTCCTTGTGCTCTTATGCGCTATTTAGCGGATGTCGATCGAACCGGTCGTCGCCACTGAATCCCTGCCTATCGCTTGCGTGTTGGTCAATGTGTTTTTCGAGGCGTTGATCAGCGTCGATTTCTCGACTTTCGAGCCGACGACGCTGATCGAGCCGGTGCTTGCGGCGCTGTTGCGACCGATCGCTTGAGTATTGGTCAACGTGTTTTTGGATGCGTTGATCAATGTGGATTTTTCGATTCTGGAGCCTTCGGCCATGGCTGTGCCGGCGATGATTGACATTAAAACGACTGCTGCGAAAGATACTGTTTTCATGATGGTTTCCCCTTGGTTTTTGTTGGTTTGGTTCGTTCAAGCGTTTCGTTGAACTTGGGTACAGTATCCCGATTTCCGGAAGAAAAGGCGGTGATCGAGTCACGCCGTTTGTGTGATTTATTCACCGGCCGGCGAATGATGAGGGTATTTTTTGTTGAATCCGCTAATCGACCGGATGCTGTCTGCGCTTGCCGTCGGCAAATTGGTGAGGCATGGAGATATAAAAAGTGTCGCAAGTTGCGACACTTTTAATGGCGTTTCGGAAAATTTTTTACTCTTCGCTTTGGATCAGGTCTTCGAGGAAATCCTTCAGCTTCTGCTCTTGTTCGGCGTTCAAGGCACTTGCGTTGAGCTTTACGGTAATGTGCTTTTGGCCGTGACGATTTATTTGTAAACGTAGCACCGTCGGTTACCGGAATGAGAGGCTTGAGGGTTATTGCAGGTTTTCTTAATCATCGGTTTTGAAGGAAATTGAGCGTGGCACATATTTTTTCGGGCTCAGGGAGTTGGCCAAGGCCTGCTTCGCCGCTGGCGAAGCAGGGGTTTGCTGGGTTACGCGCTGGACTTCTATCGGTTGAAGCGGCATCGAAGGCACTGTATCCGCTTTGGTCACGTCTAGCGTCACGAAGTGGACTTCCAACCAGTCGGCCCATTTCGATGCCTTGAGAATGAGATCGGCGCGGTACACGGCATTGTATCGCGGCGTGCGCGAGTGGTAGTTAGCAGCCTTGGTCCACAGATCGCCCTGGTCGTTGCGGATGTGCATCCGTAGTCGCCAAGCGGCCAGATCGAATGAATAGCATCCAGCGGCCGCTACATCGTTCGCTGTGATTCCATATCGTGCCAGGTCGTGCAGGTACGCGGTATTGAATTGCATGGAGCCGACGTCATAGGTGCCGTTCGAGTTGCTCACCCATTGCCCCGGCTTGCCGCCTTCCTTTTCCGCCACGGCTAGGACGATGTTGGCCGGAATTTCATACTTGACGGCGGCAGAGATAGCGCACACGACGCGCTCTTGTTCAATCGGTGTAAGGTCGGCAATAAACGGCAGCATAACGCCCCTTTGGGTTAAGTCGGTGCGCCGCTATTGCTGCGGTTCACGAAGGCCGCAACTTCGGAATGAGCTTCATTTTCCCCACTAAGACTGTTACCGGCGAATTCGATGTTTGTTTCGGACGAACTGCCGCCCCTTATGGCGCCGGCAATCTTGCCCGGTGTCGTATCCGCAATGCGCTCGTTGGCTTTGGCCTTGGCTACATCGGCAATACCCTTAGCCAGATTAACGCCGGCATCGACGGCAATTTTGCCGGACGTTGCCGCTGCCGCCATGAAGCCACCGCTTTGCGTGCCCGTTGATTGCCGGTTACCGCCTTGCCCGGTTTTGGCCGTGCCGGTCGGTTCGGTCGCGCCGCTATTCTGTTTGCCGTCACTCTTCGCTTGGTCGGTGCCGCTTTCGGTTTGCCTTTTGGTGTCCCCATCTTCGCCGCGACCCCACATGCTGTCCGAGCTGTTGCTGAATCCTGCTGCTTGAGCAAATGGAGTGCCGCCGGTATTACTGCTGTCGCTGCTTACGCCACCGCCGCCGCCCCCGCCCCACATGTTGGTCAGCACATCGGACCCGCTGGAAACGTTTTCGCTGGCCTTGGAGAACGCGGCCATTACTGCTTGAGCTCCACCAGCGGCGTTTGCCGTACCGGCCGCTATCATTGCGCCGGCTGTTGCGGTCGCCGCTGTGGCCATACCGGCCGCGCCGAGCGCCGCACCGGCACCGAGTTGACCAATGCCTGTGTTGCCAATACTGCTACCCGTGATAATACCGGCTATGATTGCTGGGACTTTATTTGTTAGTACCAGCAAGATGATAGACGCCACCATCATCACGGCGAGTTCTTGTATTGTCGTTTCGGGACTGATTTGCTGCGAGAAATCGTTGATAAACTGTTTGCCAATAGCAACAATAAGAATCATCGACAGCAGCTGTGCAGACACGCCGAATATAGTGCGGTAATAATTGAGCGCCATGTCGGACGTCCAACGAGCTCCTCCGAAACCCAGAAAAAAAACACCGGCGTACAATACAATCCAACTCGTCGCCAGTAACACCAGCATATTCACGGCGATTAAGGCTAATATGGTCAGGGTGACACCTCCCAATATCATCATGGCAAGGGCTAAATCGAAATCTCGCCAACCTAGATCGTCTACTGCGCGTATGACGCGGTCAAACAATTCAAATCCGACATCGACAACTGCGCCAGGGTCAAGCCTCGTCGTGCCTAAACTCCCGGCCTGTGCACCGAGTTGTTGTAGTGAATCAATGATCGTCCCAGCAATATTCTGGTTACTCACTGCATTTGTGAGTAACCACCAAAAGAAGCCTGTGAAAATAGTGAACCGAACAAACTCGGCAAAGAATTCTCCTATGTCTGCCTTACGAAGCAGCATCATGCCGAATGTCCAGACCATCGAGATCAGAACAAGCGTCCAGAATAACCAGCTTGCCGCATTTGTAAGTGTGTTTGCCCAGTTACTTGCAGCATTATCGAATCGCTTCAATACATCATTCATAATGCCTTCATTACTGAGCTCGGCCAATGCGGGTTCGCTTGTCAGCAGCAGGACACCTAGCGTTATCAGCATATGCCAGTGAGATTTATTCATTCTGATAAACCTCCTATCAATAATCGCCAGGCGCACTTTTCTTGAACGTACCTGATCGGAGTTGTTTCGCCTTGTCGAATGATCGACAGTCGTCAATAAACGTATTGCGACTTGCCTCGAACATAAGGTCTGATAGTATTTTTTCCTTCATCTCTGGCGTACAATTTGCCGCGTTCGCCACCGGTTGTTCACTACAACCAACCAGGAGAAGAACTACCCCAAAACAGATAATTGTAAGGTTATACATTTTCATACATGATCCTCTAATTATGTTAGAACTATTAATAATCACCAGGTGCACTTTTCTTGAACCTACCTGATCGGAGTTGTTCAGCACGAGCACTAGATATTGCCTCTCCATCAGCCTCCGCCTGCATCCTGGTTGCAATTGCGTTCTGCTGTGCGATCAACAGGCCGCGTATCTGTAATAGCTGGTTCGCCTGTTGGCTCGCAAGCTGGTTGGCATAGCCGATAGCTTCCATTCGTCCGCCGGCGCTTTGAGCCGCTGCTTGCAGTTGCTCTAATCGTCTTGAGTCCGACTTGAGCGCATCTTGTTGTTTATCCAGTCCACGAAAAAGCGCATCGTTTGCCTTTTTTTGTGATTCTGATGCCAAGCGCCGGTTTTCGCTCATTGCCGCGAACTCGGCGTCACTGCATCCCTCATTCGAGAAACACGGCGAGTTACGGTAATAAGAAACGTCTTGGAATTTACTCAGGTAGCTATCGAGACTGCCGACTTGATTCTTATAATAATTTAGTGTATCGGTAGCGGTTATTAGACCATCGATCGTGGATTGTGCCTGATCCCAGATATAAGCCGCCGGCGCTACCGTGTTCCGTATTTGATCCTCATATTGCCGCAATTGAGTCGCATATTGGTCAATTTGTTTCAGTGTTTGCGCGACCTCCTCTCCCGCTG encodes:
- a CDS encoding transglycosylase SLT domain-containing protein, which encodes MLPFIADLTPIEQERVVCAISAAVKYEIPANIVLAVAEKEGGKPGQWVSNSNGTYDVGSMQFNTAYLHDLARYGITANDVAAAGCYSFDLAAWRLRMHIRNDQGDLWTKAANYHSRTPRYNAVYRADLILKASKWADWLEVHFVTLDVTKADTVPSMPLQPIEVQRVTQQTPASPAAKQALANSLSPKKYVPRSISFKTDD
- the trbK gene encoding entry exclusion lipoprotein TrbK, which produces MKMYNLTIICFGVVLLLVGCSEQPVANAANCTPEMKEKILSDLMFEASRNTFIDDCRSFDKAKQLRSGTFKKSAPGDY
- the trbL gene encoding P-type conjugative transfer protein TrbL, with amino-acid sequence MNKSHWHMLITLGVLLLTSEPALAELSNEGIMNDVLKRFDNAASNWANTLTNAASWLFWTLVLISMVWTFGMMLLRKADIGEFFAEFVRFTIFTGFFWWLLTNAVSNQNIAGTIIDSLQQLGAQAGSLGTTRLDPGAVVDVGFELFDRVIRAVDDLGWRDFDLALAMMILGGVTLTILALIAVNMLVLLATSWIVLYAGVFFLGFGGARWTSDMALNYYRTIFGVSAQLLSMILIVAIGKQFINDFSQQISPETTIQELAVMMVASIILLVLTNKVPAIIAGIITGSSIGNTGIGQLGAGAALGAAGMATAATATAGAMIAAGTANAAGGAQAVMAAFSKASENVSSGSDVLTNMWGGGGGGGVSSDSSNTGGTPFAQAAGFSNSSDSMWGRGEDGDTKRQTESGTDQAKSDGKQNSGATEPTGTAKTGQGGNRQSTGTQSGGFMAAAATSGKIAVDAGVNLAKGIADVAKAKANERIADTTPGKIAGAIRGGSSSETNIEFAGNSLSGENEAHSEVAAFVNRSNSGAPT
- the trbJ gene encoding P-type conjugative transfer protein TrbJ; amino-acid sequence: MQHKILAAKKILLAAVEITLVVSITQQAHAQTAVIDMTNLTQNIETAIQSAMSAGEEVAQTLKQIDQYATQLRQYEDQIRNTVAPAAYIWDQAQSTIDGLITATDTLNYYKNQVGSLDSYLSKFQDVSYYRNSPCFSNEGCSDAEFAAMSENRRLASESQKKANDALFRGLDKQQDALKSDSRRLEQLQAAAQSAGGRMEAIGYANQLASQQANQLLQIRGLLIAQQNAIATRMQAEADGEAISSARAEQLRSGRFKKSAPGDY